A window from Setaria italica strain Yugu1 chromosome VIII, Setaria_italica_v2.0, whole genome shotgun sequence encodes these proteins:
- the LOC101754827 gene encoding leucine-rich repeat receptor protein kinase MSL1 codes for MEGPVFALIAVAGASIAVAVPCLLVAFFCRQSRRNLKPYCRRRGCSSPSGPALPVSAPDSSSWSFYGSAADACLEKLSLSDLAAATGGFSPDNIIGDGSFGFVYRAVLPSGTAVAVKRLSGDGAAGAGNREFLAELEVLGSLSHPNLARLLGYCAAGRDRILVYELLERGSLDAWLHGGDAEEGGGGEALPWPARLRVARGAAAALAFLHHGRRPPVLHRDVKSSNVLLGEGFEAKLADFGLARIVRGSPAKSHVSTQAAGTAGYVAPEIWLGVGATAKADVYSFGVVIIEMVTGQRPSWPVKAKIGEEEVDMVDWAREKIGAGQASEILDPRMGIGAQAKEMDEVKALLEIAWQCTDSAHKNRPTMEEVVTMLNKI; via the exons ATGGAAGGTCCCGTGTTTGCGCtgatcgccgtcgccggagcctccATCGCCGTCGCGGTACCCTGCCTCCTCGTCGCCTTCTTCTGCCGCCAGAGCCGAAGGAACCTCAAGCCgtactgccgccgccgcggctgctcGTCCCCGTCGGGGCCGGCGCTCCCCGTCTCCGCGCCGGACTCCTCGTCGTGGTCCTTCTAcggctccgccgccgacgcctgCCTCGAGAAGCTCTCCCtctccgacctcgccgccgccacgggagGGTTCTCACCGGACAACATCATCGGCGACGGGAGCTTCGGGTTCGTCTATCGCGCCGTGCTCCCGAGCGGCACCGCGGTCGCGGTCAAGCGGctctccggcgacggcgccgcgggaGCCGGCAACCGCGAGTTCCTCGCAGAGCTGGAGGTGCTCGGCAGCCTCAGCCACCCGAACCTGGCGCGCCTGCTCGGGtactgcgccgccggccgcgaccgcaTCCTCGTCTACGAGCTCCTGGAGCGCGGCAGCCTCGACGCGTGGCTCCACGGCGGCGATgccgaggaaggcggcggcggcgaggcgcttCCCTGGCCTGCGCGACTCCGCGTCGCGcgtggcgccgcggcggcgctcgcgttCCTGCACCACGGCCGGCGCCCGCCCGTGCTGCACCGCGACGTCAAGTCTAGCAACGTCCTGCTCGGTGAGGGGTTCGAGGCCAAGCTCGCCGACTTCGGCCTCGCCAGGATCGTCAGGGGAAGCCCTGCCAAGTCGCACGTCAGCACGCaggccgccggcaccgccgg GTATGTGGCTCCCGAGATATGGCTCGGCGTGGGTGCGACGGCAAAGGCAGATGTGTACAGCTTTGGCGTGGTGATAATTGAGATGGTAACAGGTCAGCGGCCAAGTTGGCCAGTAAAGGCGAAAATcggagaggaggaggtcgaTATGGTGGATTGGGCGAGGGAGAAGATAGGTGCAGGTCAGGCATCAGAGATCCTTGATCCGCGGATGGGCATCGGCGCGCAAGCCAAGGAGATGGACGAGGTGAAGGCACTCCTCGAAATCGCGTGGCAGTGTACGGATAGTGCACACAAGAATCGGCCGACGATGGAGGAGGTGGTGACAATGTTGAACAAAATCTGA